From Gemmatimonadota bacterium, a single genomic window includes:
- the msrP gene encoding protein-methionine-sulfoxide reductase catalytic subunit MsrP produces MLIRRPPDVRSSEITSEARYQTRREWLKATGLLAAGLVVPPRLPGSAPGPDDDKPTPFDVVTTYNNYYEFGTGKDEPAQNAGSLRLKPWTVTVDGDVKRPGTYQLDELLKGLPVVDRVYRMRCVEAWSMVIPWNGVLLGDLLKRLEPGSKARFVEFTTLNDLDQMPGLASGVLDWPYVEGLRLDEARHPLALLATGIYGKPLLPQNGAPIRLTVPWKYGFKGGKSIVRIRLTESMPKTTWNLAGPSEYGFYANVNPTVSHPRWSQKTERRLGDFLKRPTLLFNGYGDQVAGLYSGMDLRANY; encoded by the coding sequence ATGCTGATTCGCCGCCCGCCCGATGTTCGCAGCTCGGAAATAACCTCCGAAGCCCGGTATCAGACCCGCCGTGAATGGCTGAAAGCCACCGGCCTCTTGGCCGCCGGTCTCGTGGTACCGCCCCGGCTCCCAGGATCGGCACCCGGGCCAGATGACGACAAGCCGACGCCGTTCGACGTCGTCACCACCTACAACAACTACTACGAGTTCGGGACCGGCAAGGACGAACCGGCTCAGAATGCCGGGTCGCTTCGGCTTAAGCCGTGGACCGTGACCGTCGACGGCGACGTGAAACGCCCCGGCACCTACCAGCTCGACGAGTTGCTCAAGGGACTCCCGGTGGTGGATCGGGTGTACCGGATGCGTTGCGTCGAAGCCTGGTCGATGGTGATCCCGTGGAACGGCGTCCTGCTTGGGGATCTCCTCAAGCGCCTCGAGCCGGGGTCCAAGGCTCGGTTCGTCGAGTTCACGACGCTCAACGATCTCGACCAGATGCCGGGGCTGGCAAGCGGGGTGCTCGACTGGCCGTACGTCGAGGGCCTCCGGCTCGATGAAGCCAGGCACCCGCTAGCCCTCCTCGCTACTGGGATCTACGGCAAACCTCTCCTGCCGCAGAACGGGGCCCCGATCCGCCTGACCGTCCCGTGGAAGTATGGGTTCAAGGGCGGCAAGAGTATTGTCCGAATCCGGCTGACGGAATCCATGCCGAAGACGACCTGGAATCTCGCCGGGCCCTCGGAGTATGGTTTCTACGCCAACGTAAATCCAACGGTGTCCCACCCCCGGTGGAGTCAGAAGACCGAGCGCCGTTTGGGCGACTTCCTCAAGCGCCCGACTCTGCTGTTCAACGGCTACGGTGATCAGGTGGCCGGGCTGTATTCTGGGATGGATCTGCGCGCCAACTACTGA
- a CDS encoding sulfoxide reductase heme-binding subunit YedZ: MGESQVVRRVLKPVAWVACLGPAAWLVRGLLQSDLGADPVKTLTHTTGLSALVILLVTLSVTPARWLTGINGLVRVRRLLGLFAFFYAVLHFLIYAVFDHQLSVPDITADIAEHPWVLVGFAALIILAVLAATSPAAAIRRLGRKRWQRLHRLVYLAAGLAVLHFFWLVKKDLTEPLQYAGILGLLLAARVIHARRTRSTPVAEPLRVP, from the coding sequence ATGGGTGAATCGCAGGTGGTTCGCCGAGTCCTCAAGCCCGTCGCGTGGGTGGCGTGCCTCGGGCCGGCCGCCTGGTTGGTCCGGGGCCTGCTCCAAAGCGACCTCGGGGCCGATCCGGTCAAGACCCTGACCCACACCACCGGCTTGTCGGCCCTCGTGATCCTCCTTGTCACGCTGTCGGTCACGCCGGCCCGGTGGCTGACCGGCATCAACGGCCTGGTCCGGGTCCGTCGGCTCCTGGGTCTGTTTGCCTTCTTCTACGCCGTCCTCCACTTCCTGATCTATGCGGTGTTCGACCACCAGCTCTCGGTCCCGGACATTACGGCCGATATCGCGGAGCATCCCTGGGTTCTGGTTGGATTCGCGGCCCTGATCATCCTGGCCGTGCTGGCCGCGACCTCGCCGGCGGCCGCGATCCGCCGCCTCGGGAGAAAGCGCTGGCAGCGGCTCCATCGTTTGGTGTATCTCGCCGCTGGACTGGCCGTGCTGCACTTCTTCTGGCTGGTCAAGAAAGACCTCACGGAGCCCCTCCAGTACGCGGGCATCCTCGGTCTGCTTCTCGCGGCCCGCGTCATCCATGCCCGACGGACTCGGTCCACCCCGGTTGCGGAGCCTTTGCGGGTCCCTTAG
- the scpB gene encoding SMC-Scp complex subunit ScpB encodes MNPLVQLIEAALFASPRPVTVEELQMLDPDVSLSEVRQALDQLREHYDFDGHGVEVGEVAGGFQILSRPAFAAAIERAQLNTKPSRLSGAMLETLATISYRQPVGRAEIEEIRGVNAAGVLRTLQERGLIEVVGRSEAMGRPLLYGTTPLFLELLGLPDLANLPRSDELSIALKPPKPEMIEDQDTAAFVEAES; translated from the coding sequence GTGAATCCCCTCGTTCAGCTGATTGAAGCCGCGCTGTTCGCGTCGCCCCGACCGGTTACCGTTGAGGAGCTGCAGATGCTGGACCCCGACGTCTCCTTGTCGGAGGTCCGCCAAGCGCTCGACCAATTGCGTGAGCACTACGATTTCGATGGCCACGGCGTCGAGGTGGGTGAAGTGGCGGGCGGGTTCCAGATCCTGAGCCGGCCGGCCTTCGCCGCCGCCATCGAACGGGCCCAGTTGAACACCAAGCCGTCGCGGCTCTCGGGTGCCATGCTCGAGACCCTCGCAACCATCTCGTATCGCCAGCCGGTCGGCCGGGCCGAGATCGAGGAAATCCGGGGGGTGAACGCGGCCGGGGTGCTCCGGACGCTGCAGGAGCGGGGACTGATCGAAGTCGTCGGCCGGAGCGAGGCCATGGGACGGCCCCTGCTCTATGGGACCACGCCTCTCTTCCTCGAACTGCTAGGCCTTCCCGACCTCGCCAATCTGCCCCGATCCGACGAGTTGTCGATCGCGCTCAAGCCGCCCAAGCCCGAGATGATCGAGGATCAAGACACCGCCGCCTTCGTCGAAGCCGAATCATGA
- a CDS encoding rRNA pseudouridine synthase: MSEMRLQRALARAGVASRRKAEELIEAGSVMIDGKVATLGSKVDPDRQRISVKGRKIQQLPNRWILLHKPLGVVTTADDEQGRKTVLELIPNNKGLTYVGRLDVMTTGLLLLTTDGEAVHRLTHPKYRIPRRYSVLVHGVATEVLAEAVKKSVVVDGRPVVPLSVRVKGGRDGRSLIDISLAEGRNAIVRKWVGEMGGKVERLARLSYGPIRLGDLEAGEWRPLQPDEVRALYKAIDMPVP, translated from the coding sequence ATGAGTGAAATGCGTCTCCAGCGGGCCCTGGCCCGGGCCGGCGTGGCGTCCCGCCGAAAGGCGGAGGAGTTGATCGAGGCCGGCTCCGTCATGATCGACGGCAAGGTAGCCACGCTAGGCAGCAAGGTTGACCCTGACCGCCAACGAATCTCGGTCAAGGGGCGGAAGATCCAGCAACTCCCGAATCGGTGGATTTTGTTGCACAAGCCGCTCGGCGTCGTGACCACCGCCGACGACGAGCAAGGACGGAAGACCGTCCTCGAACTGATCCCAAACAACAAGGGGCTCACCTACGTAGGACGCTTAGACGTGATGACGACCGGGTTGCTCCTGTTGACGACCGATGGCGAGGCCGTCCACCGGCTGACCCACCCCAAGTACCGGATTCCGCGGCGCTACTCGGTGCTGGTGCATGGGGTCGCCACCGAGGTGTTGGCCGAGGCGGTCAAGAAAAGCGTGGTCGTCGACGGGCGGCCGGTCGTCCCCTTGTCGGTGAGAGTCAAAGGCGGCCGCGACGGCCGCAGCCTGATCGACATTTCATTGGCTGAGGGGCGAAACGCCATCGTCCGGAAATGGGTGGGAGAAATGGGTGGCAAGGTCGAGCGGTTGGCCCGGCTGTCCTACGGCCCGATTCGGCTCGGCGACCTCGAGGCCGGTGAGTGGCGCCCGCTCCAACCCGATGAGGTGCGGGCGCTGTACAAGGCCATCGACATGCCGGTTCCCTGA
- the rpsT gene encoding 30S ribosomal protein S20: MPRIKSAKKQMRQTKARTAVNKGQRSQLRTAIKTVRGLTDPDARAKAFAEAEKLIDRAGQKRIIHPNAAARLKSRIKTR, from the coding sequence GTGCCGAGGATCAAATCAGCCAAGAAACAGATGCGCCAGACCAAGGCCCGTACCGCCGTCAATAAAGGGCAACGGAGCCAGCTCCGCACCGCCATCAAGACGGTCCGCGGCCTGACGGATCCGGATGCCCGAGCCAAGGCCTTCGCCGAAGCCGAGAAGCTTATCGACCGGGCCGGGCAGAAGCGGATCATTCATCCGAACGCCGCCGCCCGGCTCAAGAGCCGAATCAAGACGAGATAG
- a CDS encoding segregation/condensation protein A: MTLVGPSPVPDTEVPATAADRLVADSLGTGFVVELDGFTGPLDLLLHLLREEQVDIADIPIARIADQFLRAIHGLGLNQAADYLDMASRLVRLKVQMLLPRGTDGEEWEDPRSELVRRLLEYQQIKEIALWMAEAAERRAVKFPRGYIPPAPVLPPPPLTLDLLDVLAAVERVIASILHPVMHRVVARPLNIEGATLRIQTLLADKETITWIEAVGPTPTIVDVLSTLLAILEMARRGTARISQQAAFGPVVISRESPRSAD, translated from the coding sequence ATGACCTTGGTCGGCCCGAGCCCCGTTCCGGACACCGAAGTTCCCGCAACCGCCGCCGACCGATTGGTGGCCGATTCGCTGGGAACCGGTTTTGTCGTTGAACTGGACGGGTTCACGGGTCCGCTGGACCTCTTGCTCCACCTGCTCCGCGAGGAGCAGGTCGACATCGCCGATATCCCCATCGCGCGGATCGCCGATCAGTTTCTGCGGGCCATTCACGGGTTGGGCTTGAACCAGGCGGCCGACTACCTCGACATGGCCAGTCGATTGGTGCGCCTCAAGGTCCAGATGCTGCTGCCGCGCGGCACCGATGGTGAGGAATGGGAGGATCCCCGCTCCGAGTTGGTCCGACGGCTGCTTGAGTATCAGCAGATCAAAGAGATTGCCCTGTGGATGGCCGAGGCGGCCGAACGCCGGGCGGTGAAGTTTCCTCGGGGGTACATCCCGCCGGCGCCGGTCCTTCCGCCACCGCCGCTGACCCTTGACCTGCTCGACGTACTGGCCGCCGTCGAACGAGTGATTGCTTCGATTCTTCACCCGGTTATGCACCGGGTGGTGGCGCGCCCCCTAAACATCGAGGGCGCCACGCTCCGGATTCAAACCCTCTTGGCCGACAAAGAGACCATTACCTGGATCGAGGCGGTCGGGCCGACGCCGACGATCGTTGATGTCCTTTCGACCCTGCTGGCCATTCTGGAAATGGCCCGGCGGGGAACGGCTCGTATCTCGCAACAAGCGGCCTTCGGGCCGGTGGTGATCTCCCGTGAATCCCCTCGTTCAGCTGATTGA
- the pyrR gene encoding bifunctional pyr operon transcriptional regulator/uracil phosphoribosyltransferase PyrR, which produces MPTTSRILDDRAMSRALVRMASEIVERCHGTDGMVLVGIQRRGVELAGRLAALIERTEGHLIPLGKLDITLYRDDLQSIGPRPIVGETTLPHQLDDQTVVIVDDVLHTGRTIRAALDELADFGRPRRTLLCVLVDRGGRELPIQADIVGTAVTTEAGDRVDVLVTERDGEDAVNLVRGK; this is translated from the coding sequence ATGCCCACTACGAGCCGGATTCTCGACGATCGCGCCATGAGCCGCGCCCTGGTGCGGATGGCGAGCGAAATTGTCGAACGTTGTCACGGAACCGACGGCATGGTCTTGGTCGGGATCCAGCGCCGGGGTGTCGAACTGGCCGGCCGCCTCGCCGCGTTGATTGAACGGACCGAAGGCCACCTGATTCCCCTCGGAAAACTCGACATCACCCTGTACCGCGACGACCTCCAATCGATCGGCCCGAGGCCGATCGTCGGTGAGACCACGCTCCCCCACCAACTTGACGACCAAACGGTCGTGATCGTCGATGACGTACTCCATACCGGCCGCACCATTCGGGCCGCGCTCGATGAACTGGCCGACTTCGGCCGGCCCCGGCGGACCCTCCTCTGCGTGCTGGTGGACCGGGGCGGGCGCGAGTTGCCGATCCAAGCGGACATCGTCGGCACGGCCGTGACCACCGAGGCCGGCGACCGAGTCGACGTCTTGGTCACCGAACGCGACGGCGAGGACGCCGTCAACCTGGTCCGCGGCAAGTGA
- a CDS encoding aspartate carbamoyltransferase catalytic subunit produces MILDTAEPFKEVSERSIKKVPALRGKTIVNLFFEASTRTRISFEFAEKRLSADTVNIAAQGSSLSKGETLVDTARNLEAMRIDMVVVRHHASGAARFLGERIRSNVINAGDGTHEHPTQGLLDLLTLRDKFGKIAGLKVAICGDVLHSRVARSNIWGLLKLGAEVAVCGPPSLMPSGLASLGVTVMHHIEDAIQWADALNVLRLQLERMESGFVPSLREYNRIFGVTNERLARAPRDIAILHPGPMNRGVEIDSDVADGPHSLILPQVTNGVAVRMAVLYLLAGGLPDWRSQAGEDR; encoded by the coding sequence ATGATCCTCGATACGGCCGAGCCGTTCAAAGAGGTGAGCGAACGCTCGATCAAGAAGGTGCCGGCCCTTCGCGGCAAGACGATCGTCAACCTCTTCTTTGAGGCGTCGACCCGGACTCGGATTTCGTTCGAGTTTGCCGAGAAACGGCTGTCGGCCGACACCGTGAACATCGCGGCGCAAGGCAGTTCGCTGTCGAAGGGTGAGACCCTGGTTGATACCGCCCGGAATCTCGAAGCGATGCGAATCGACATGGTGGTGGTCCGCCATCATGCGAGTGGCGCGGCCCGCTTTCTCGGGGAACGGATCCGGTCGAACGTCATCAACGCCGGCGACGGGACCCACGAACACCCGACGCAGGGACTCCTGGATCTCCTTACCCTCCGCGACAAATTCGGCAAGATCGCCGGCCTCAAAGTGGCCATCTGCGGAGACGTACTGCACAGCCGGGTGGCCCGAAGCAATATTTGGGGCCTCCTCAAACTCGGTGCCGAGGTCGCGGTGTGCGGGCCGCCGTCGTTGATGCCCTCCGGTCTGGCCTCTCTTGGGGTCACCGTGATGCACCATATCGAAGACGCCATTCAGTGGGCTGATGCGCTCAACGTGCTCCGTTTGCAACTGGAACGCATGGAAAGTGGCTTTGTCCCGTCGCTGCGAGAGTACAACCGGATTTTCGGGGTCACCAATGAACGACTCGCCCGGGCACCGCGGGACATCGCGATCCTGCATCCCGGCCCAATGAATCGGGGAGTCGAAATCGACAGTGACGTGGCCGACGGACCCCACAGCCTGATCCTGCCCCAAGTCACCAATGGGGTGGCGGTTCGGATGGCGGTGCTCTACCTCTTGGCCGGGGGACTGCCGGACTGGCGGAGCCAGGCAGGGGAGGACCGATGA
- a CDS encoding dihydroorotase — translation MNDLLIAGGRIIDPSRGTDGVADLYVADGKVAAVGHNIPVAEGVRRIDASGKIVAPGFLDVHVHLREPGQEHVDTIASGALAAVAGGFTGICAMPDTDPVIDNQAAVGFVIRQSIRAGKARVYPIGCISLGQRGQKLAEFGEMVAAGAVAVSDGGQSVASSQLMRTALEYAKVFGIPVADHCEDPTLAGGVMHEGLVATRLGLKGTPAAAEEIMVARDLVLAELTGGHVHLCRVSTRGSVALIRRAKDRGVNVTAEATPHHFSLTDASCEGYHTNAKTSPPLREAADLVAIRDGLKDGTIDCIATDHAPHHYDAKQRAFDDAPFGVVGLETAIGVAVCHLVETGVLTLPELIHRMSTAPARIFRLPGGTLAVGAPADVVVFDPTRRWTVEARDLHSKSTNSPYLGQTLIGQADYTTVAGRVVFERGVAKTNG, via the coding sequence ATGAACGATCTTCTGATCGCCGGCGGCCGGATCATCGACCCGTCTCGGGGTACCGATGGCGTGGCGGACCTCTACGTGGCCGATGGGAAGGTTGCAGCCGTCGGGCACAACATCCCCGTCGCTGAGGGCGTTCGCCGGATCGACGCCTCGGGTAAGATTGTCGCCCCGGGATTCCTCGATGTCCACGTGCATCTCCGCGAACCGGGGCAGGAGCACGTCGATACCATCGCGAGCGGAGCCCTGGCAGCGGTGGCGGGAGGCTTTACCGGGATCTGTGCGATGCCCGACACCGATCCGGTCATCGACAATCAAGCCGCCGTCGGGTTCGTCATCCGGCAATCGATCCGGGCCGGCAAGGCTCGGGTGTACCCGATCGGGTGCATTTCGCTGGGCCAACGGGGACAGAAACTCGCCGAGTTCGGCGAAATGGTCGCCGCGGGCGCCGTGGCGGTGAGCGATGGTGGTCAGTCGGTGGCGTCGAGCCAGCTGATGCGCACTGCCCTCGAATACGCGAAGGTCTTCGGGATTCCCGTCGCCGATCACTGCGAGGACCCGACCCTGGCCGGTGGGGTCATGCATGAAGGCCTCGTCGCCACCCGGCTCGGCCTCAAGGGCACCCCGGCGGCGGCGGAGGAGATCATGGTGGCGCGGGATCTGGTGCTCGCCGAACTCACCGGAGGCCATGTCCACCTTTGCCGGGTCTCGACCCGAGGCTCGGTCGCCTTGATCCGCCGGGCCAAGGACCGAGGCGTCAACGTCACCGCCGAGGCCACGCCGCATCATTTCAGCCTCACTGATGCCTCCTGCGAGGGGTACCACACCAACGCCAAGACGAGCCCACCGCTTCGGGAGGCCGCCGACCTCGTGGCGATTCGCGATGGGCTCAAGGATGGGACGATCGACTGTATCGCAACCGACCACGCACCCCATCACTACGATGCCAAGCAACGGGCGTTCGACGACGCCCCCTTTGGCGTCGTCGGATTGGAGACCGCCATTGGAGTGGCCGTTTGCCACTTAGTGGAGACCGGGGTCTTGACGCTGCCGGAGTTGATCCACCGGATGAGTACCGCCCCAGCTCGGATTTTCAGGCTACCGGGCGGTACGTTGGCGGTCGGAGCGCCGGCGGACGTGGTGGTTTTTGATCCAACGAGGCGGTGGACGGTTGAGGCGAGAGATTTGCACTCCAAAAGTACCAACAGCCCATATCTTGGTCAGACCCTGATAGGGCAGGCTGATTACACAACGGTGGCTGGCCGGGTCGTGTTCGAGCGGGGTGTCGCGAAAACGAACGGCTAG